From Pseudorasbora parva isolate DD20220531a chromosome 25, ASM2467924v1, whole genome shotgun sequence, one genomic window encodes:
- the fancf gene encoding Fanconi anemia group F protein has product MYSKRWTTSEGGGLMEAILSQLKSILELLTVSQTERVREWDRHTVQRAFQWAEYCEQLHSRFQSNHTVRLALETGLSDANQRLRDALPDYSPVAFSDLAQCQHTLLAHLLGNPYTPNSVMQVLLPDPKTAAQEFQFDQSSLIRCRSAFNLLCCTLGRTGRHGLPAEAEVRGKLLNSTLARSNSDEYARAVLDSILRDSAGKMERLYDIIAAALLSGEDESNATSRVILTWLRHHDGSLSGLCRSLRPGLCARLSRQSPEFKRAYLGVLKQWASCLEYDVLESVWVPTSDGPVTFNALADRFRDLINSEAPLKEDTESELNALKREDGDFSVQGISVWTDLIIQLDAGS; this is encoded by the coding sequence ATGTACAGTAAACGCTGGACGACAAGTGAAGGAGGGGGTTTGATGGAGGCTATCCTGTCTCAACTGAAGAGCATCCTGGAGCTGCTGACCGTCTCTCAGACGGAGCGCGTGCGGGAATGGGACCGTCACACCGTCCAGCGCGCGTTCCAGTGGGCCGAGTACTGCGAGCAGCTCCACTCCCGCTTCCAGTCAAACCACACGGTGCGACTCGCCCTGGAGACCGGCCTGAGCGACGCCAACCAGCGGCTGCGGGACGCTCTCCCGGACTACTCTCCGGTCGCGTTCTCGGACCTGGCTCAGTGCCAACACACACTGCTCGCGCATTTACTCGGAAACCCGTACACACCGAACTCCGTCATGCAAGTGCTTCTCCCAGATCCCAAAACCGCGGCGCAGGAGTTCCAGTTTGACCAAAGCAGCCTCATCAGGTGCAGATCTGCGTTTAATCTGCTGTGCTGCACGCTGGGCAGGACGGGTCGCCATGGGTTACCGGCCGAAGCGGAAGTGCGAGGGAAACTCCTGAACTCTACACTAGCTCGCTCTAACAGCGACGAGTACGCGAGAGCAGTGCTGGACTCCATCCTTCGGGACAGCGCGGGAAAAATGGAACGCCTTTATGACATCATAGCAGCCGCGCTGCTGTCCGGTGAGGACGAATCGAACGCCACTTCCCGCGTCATCCTCACCTGGCTTCGTCATCACGACGGGAGTTTGAGCGGCCTGTGCAGATCGCTGCGTCCCGGGCTGTGCGCGCGCCTCTCCCGCCAGTCCCCGGAGTTTAAACGGGCTTATCTGGGTGTTTTGAAACAGTGGGCGTCCTGCTTGGAGTATGACGTCTTGGAGAGTGTTTGGGTGCCCACGTCAGATGGGCCAGTGACGTTCAATGCACTGGCTGATCGATTCAGAGATTTAATAAATTCGGAAGCACCGCTAAAAGAGGACACCGAGAGCGAGCTCAACGCGCTCAAACGGGAGGACGGGGACTTTAGTGTGCAGGGCATCAGTGTTTGGACTGATCTGATCATTCAGCTCGACGCGGGAAGTTAA